A genomic stretch from Arachis stenosperma cultivar V10309 chromosome 3, arast.V10309.gnm1.PFL2, whole genome shotgun sequence includes:
- the LOC130968088 gene encoding uncharacterized protein LOC130968088, with amino-acid sequence MASLTLPRHTGIFSGSLPTRPTLRYAVPAKVRMSLSESGPSIAVVGVTGAVGKEFLSVLSDRDFPYRSIKMLASKRSSGRRLTFEGNEYVVEELTAESFGGVDIALFSAGGSISKEFGPIAADKGTIVVDNSSAFRMDEKVPLVIPEVNPEAMHGIKLGTGKGALIANPNCSTIICLMAATPLHRHAKVLRMVVSTYQAASGAGAAAMEELEQQTREVLEGRPPTCKIFKQQYAFNIFSHNASVLSNGYNEEEMKMVKETRKIWNDKDVKVTATCIRVPVMRAHAESVNLQFESPLHEDTARDILKNAPGVVVIDDRKANHFPTPLEVSNKDDVAVGRIRQDLSQDGNKGLDIFVCGDQIRKGAALNAVQIAEMLL; translated from the exons atGGCTTCCCTCACCCTCCCGCGCCACACCGGAATCTTCTCAGGGTCCCTCCCGACGCGTCCCACCCTCAGATACGCCGTGCCCGCCAAGGTCCGAATGTCACTCAGCGAGAGTGGGCCCTCCATCGCCGTCGTCGGAGTCACCGGCGCAGTCGGCAAGGAGTTTCTCTCCGTCCTCTCCGACCGCGACTTCCCATACCGCTCGATCAAGATGCTGGCCTCCAAGCGCTCCTCCGGCCGCCGCCTCACCTTCGAAGGCAACGAGTACGTCGTGGAGGAGCTCACGGCGGAGAGCTTTGGCGGCGTCGACATTGCTCTATTCAGTGCCGGCGGCTCCATCAGCAAGGAGTTCGGCCCCATCGCTGCCGACAAGGGAACCATCGTGGTGGATAACAGCTCGGCGTTTCGGATGGACGAGAAGGTTCCTCTGGTTATTCCAGAGGTGAACCCTGAAGCCATGCACGGTATCAAGCTTGGAACGGGGAAGGGTGCTCTAATTGCCAACCCAAATTGCTCCACCATCATTTGCTTGATGGCTGCTACCCCTCTTCACCGCCATGCCAAG GTATTGCGTATGGTTGTTAGCACATATCAGGCAGCTAGTGGAGCTGGTGCTGCTGCAATGGAAGAGCTTGAGCAGCAAACTCGTGAG gTGTTGGAAGGAAGACCACCAACTTGTAAAATATTTAAGCAACAG TATGCTTTTAATATATTCTCGCACAATGCATCTGTTCTTTCAAACGGATacaatgaagaagaaatgaaaatgGTCAAGGAAACAAGGAAAATTTGG AATGACAAGGATGTCAAAGTAACTGCTACATGTATACGTGTTCCTGTTATGCGGGCTCATGCTGAGAGTGTGAATCTTCAATTTGAGAGCCCCCTTCATGAG GATACTGCAAGGGATATTCTGAAGAATGCTCCTGGAGTTGTGGTTATCGATGACCGGAAAGCCAATCATTTTCCTACACCATTGGAAGTCTCAAACAAGGATGATGTTGCTGTAGGCAGGATTCGCCAAGACTTGTCTCAAGATGGGAATAAAGG GTTGGACATATTTGTATGTGGTGATCAAATTCGTAAGGGAGCTGCACTTAATGCAGTCCAGATTGCTGAGATGCTTCTATGA
- the LOC130968089 gene encoding uncharacterized protein LOC130968089 codes for MSRPMEEDTSKTEEEEFNTGPLSVLMMSVKNNTQVLINCRNNKKLLGRVRAFDRHCNMVLENVREMWTEVPKTGKGKKKAQPVNKDRFISKMFLRGDSVIIVLRNPK; via the exons ATGAG CCGGCCCATGGAGGAAGAT aCTAGTAAGACTGAGGAAGAGGAGTTTAACACCGGTCCGCTGTCTGTACTCATGATGAGTGTTAAGAACAACACGCAG GTACTTATCAATTGCCGAAACAACAAAAAGCTTCTTGGTCGTGTTAGGGCTTTTGATAGACACTGCAATATGGTTCTTGAAAATGTCCGGGAGATGTGGACTGAG GTGCCAAAGACTGGTAAAGGTAAGAAAAAGGCTCAGCCAGTCAACAAGGATAGATTCATCAGCAAAATGTTCCTCCGTGGAGATTCTGTCATCATTGTTCTTAGGAACCCTAAATAA